From Syntrophales bacterium:
AATTTATCAAATTGGCGGAAGTTATCGCTCTTGCCCACCATGAAAAATGGGATGGCAGCGGCTATCCCCTTGGTCTCCGGGGGCCGGCCATTCCTTTGGCGGGACGTATCGCGGCCATTGCCGACGTGTTTGATGCCTTGATCTCAAGGCGACCGTACAAAGAACCCTTTCCACTGGAAAAATCCTTCGCGATCATCCGGGAAGGCAGGGGCAGCCATTTCGACCCGGAGGTCGTGGATGCCTTTTTCGCCGTTGAAAAAGAGATCCTCTCGATTATGGAAACGTATAAAGATCAGGAATCCAGTCTGTTTGCACAGATGCGCGGGCTGGTTGTGCGTGGATAAATGCAAGACAGGGTTATGGTGACGAAGAATTACACCATCCTCCTGCCCATGACAACAAGTTAGGACGGCGCTGATGATACAGCAGAAAGAGGTAGGACGGAATTCAAGAAAGAGACTTTCTTTACGGCGACGGGTCAGGATGTTCATATGACGGTGAGCACCTGTCTTGCGCAATATAAGCCGTAGGAAGAGATAAAGGCATTCGTTCACCGGGTTGACCAGCTCATATACCAGGGAAAAAGAACGGAAAAGACCGGATTTGTTTTGAGGCATAGTTTCGAGCACAGTTCAAACGGCAATCTTCACCCCCAATTCAATACCGCGTGTCGTGTACTTGTAGTTACAAATGGCCGAAAAGTTTAATTTATTACTTGATTCCATCTGAGTATTTCGGATAGAAAGTTGCAAGCGCGGGAGGCTCATTATTCTCAAACATTGAACTCGTCGTCCTGGATGCGGACGAGAAAACCTGCCTCATCGGTGAAATCGCTCAATTCAGCATGGAATTGGAGGCCCGCTTAAACGAAATTTTCAACCGCCTGCAGGCACTGTTTGTTGCAAGATAAAAATGGAGGAAATTGCAAAACACCCGCCCAAAAGCGTCGCGGGAATGACAGAATAGGAAGTTTTGCAATTGCCTCAGTAGGAATGGTTTTTATATAATGTGACTCTGACCCCAATTAGACCAATTAGAAAGTGTAAGCGAAATGATTATGAACATTAAACTCCGTTTTCAGCGCCAATGGAACGATGATGAAGCCAAAACCGGAGATGTTCTCCCGCGGATGCTTTTGCGGATACTATCGCTTCCCTACAGCGGCGCCGTCCTTTTCAGAAACATCCTCTGCGATCGGCGCATTATCCGACAAGAACGACTTCCCTGCCCGGTACTTAGCGTCGGCAATATTACCGTCGGCGGAACGGGCAAGACGCCGACGGTGATCATGATCGCCAAGCTCTTGCAACAACACCGCTATCGCCCCGCCGTACTAAGCCGCGGCTATGGGGGCAAATCCGGAAGCCCGGTCAATGTTGTCTCCGACGGAAAAACAGTTCTGATGGGGTGGAAAGAGGCCGGGGATGAGCCAGTGCTGATGGCAAACTCTCTGCCGGGGATTCCGGTTCTTACCGGAGCAAACAGGTTTCTCACGGGCAGTGCGGCCTTAGAGAAATTCGGCGCCGATATCCTGATTCTCGACGACGCCTTTCAGCACCGGCAGCTCTTCCGTGATCTCGACCTTGTCCTTCTTGATAGCGCCCGTCCCTTTGGAAACGGTTTTCTCCTGCCCCGGGGGCCTCTGCGCGAAAGTCCCTCCGC
This genomic window contains:
- the lpxK gene encoding tetraacyldisaccharide 4'-kinase, translated to MNIKLRFQRQWNDDEAKTGDVLPRMLLRILSLPYSGAVLFRNILCDRRIIRQERLPCPVLSVGNITVGGTGKTPTVIMIAKLLQQHRYRPAVLSRGYGGKSGSPVNVVSDGKTVLMGWKEAGDEPVLMANSLPGIPVLTGANRFLTGSAALEKFGADILILDDAFQHRQLFRDLDLVLLDSARPFGNGFLLPRGPLRESPSALARADMLLRTGLAEKGEPLPVKTKFNVCNIELPSFRGVHRPTGIVSGKTGHSDPPEALRGEKIMAFSGLGSPESFRKGLAALGAAVVSYRDFPDHHPYSDADIVALRRLATQSGASLLVTTEKDGVRLADFPDFLAEVSLLRISMEITPFLPFSELLFSRLHYR